Proteins encoded in a region of the Bombyx mori chromosome 21, ASM3026992v2 genome:
- the LOC105841561 gene encoding trypsin-7 isoform X2 has protein sequence MNFVIVFVVALCGVQSIEEISISETDNQYTTRQRRTLAENNTKSQPLIQTSPRTPVDQNEDPCVAYDPPKPNFSLPGRRISEVKCQEYIWELETKSIKALRDFKCQQTNPGRIKKIPIIVGGRDTIPGEFLHMGAIGWKGVRNNWQFKCGGSLISPSYILTAAHCSVASASDTTLQDVTPKIVRLNFRNIFFVENEIRLKKYDVGIKRIIVHPEYNPPNKYYDIALMELDHDVEFSNYVFPSCLWSKPDIAELGTSATVTGWGALHEGSSDISPELQAGDVNVIDSDMCDQLLQAYCNRNWCGLMDHQLCAGKLTGGVDSCQGDSGGPLQVKINLKVDSAYNIYHIIGVTSFGIGCAQANTPGIYTRVSSFIDWIENIVWP, from the exons AGAACGCTGGcagaaaataatacaaaaagccAACCCTTGATACAAACATCACCTCGAACTCCAGTCGACCAAAATGAAGATCCTTGCGTCGCTTATGATCCTCCAAAACCAAATTTCAGTCTACCTGGAAGACGTATTAGTGAAGTCA AATGTCAGGAGTACATATGGGAATTAGAAACGAAATCAATAAAAGCTCTAAGAGATTTTAAGT GCCAACAAACAAATCCTGgacgcattaaaaaaataccaataatCGTTGGAGGACGAGATACAATCCCCGGTGAATTTCTTCATATG GGTGCTATAGGATGGAAGGGTGTTAGAAATAACTGGCAATTTAAGTGCGGTGGGTCACTGATCAGTCCCAGTTACATTCTCACCGCAGCTCATTGCTCTGTGGCTTCGGCAAGCGATACCACATTACAGGATGTAACGCCAAAAATCGTTCGGCTCAActtcagaaatatattttttgtg GAAAATGAAATTAGGTTGAAAAAGTACGACGTTGGTATCAAGAGGATTATCGTCCATCCAGAATACAATCCGCCGAATAAATATTACGATATAGCTTTAATGGAATTAGACCATGACGTTGAATTTAGCAATTATGTCTTCCCTTCGTGTCTCTGGAGTAAGCCTGATATAGCGGAATTAGGAACTTCTGCCACTGTGACCGGCTGGGGTGCTTTACACGAAG GAAGTTCAGATATCTCTCCGGAGCTGCAAGCTGGCGATGTCAATGTGATCGACAGTGATATGTGCGATCAACTTCTCCAAGCATATTGCAATAGGAACTGGTGTGGCTTGATGGATCATCAGCTCTGTGCGGGGAAACTAACAGGCGGCGTCGACTCTTGTCAg GGTGACTCCGGAGGACCACTTCAAGTCAAAATTAACTTAAAGGTAGACTCCGCTTACAACATCTACCATATTATCGGAGTGACGTCATTCGGCATCGGATGTGCTCAAGCGAACACACCCGGGATTTATACTCGGGTATCCAGTTTCATTGACTGGATAGAAAATATCGTATGGCCCTGA
- the LOC105841561 gene encoding serine protease snake isoform X1, which produces MLIVTLLCVVLPLVATSAERINETTDFTINKSLSNEDKWIWGPVDDNIHSRTLAENNTKSQPLIQTSPRTPVDQNEDPCVAYDPPKPNFSLPGRRISEVKCQEYIWELETKSIKALRDFKCQQTNPGRIKKIPIIVGGRDTIPGEFLHMGAIGWKGVRNNWQFKCGGSLISPSYILTAAHCSVASASDTTLQDVTPKIVRLNFRNIFFVENEIRLKKYDVGIKRIIVHPEYNPPNKYYDIALMELDHDVEFSNYVFPSCLWSKPDIAELGTSATVTGWGALHEGSSDISPELQAGDVNVIDSDMCDQLLQAYCNRNWCGLMDHQLCAGKLTGGVDSCQGDSGGPLQVKINLKVDSAYNIYHIIGVTSFGIGCAQANTPGIYTRVSSFIDWIENIVWP; this is translated from the exons tTGCAACGTCTGCTGAACGAATTAATGAAACAACGGATttcacaataaacaaaagtCTCTCC aacgAAGACAAATGGATTTGGGGACCTGTTGATGATAATATTCATAGT AGAACGCTGGcagaaaataatacaaaaagccAACCCTTGATACAAACATCACCTCGAACTCCAGTCGACCAAAATGAAGATCCTTGCGTCGCTTATGATCCTCCAAAACCAAATTTCAGTCTACCTGGAAGACGTATTAGTGAAGTCA AATGTCAGGAGTACATATGGGAATTAGAAACGAAATCAATAAAAGCTCTAAGAGATTTTAAGT GCCAACAAACAAATCCTGgacgcattaaaaaaataccaataatCGTTGGAGGACGAGATACAATCCCCGGTGAATTTCTTCATATG GGTGCTATAGGATGGAAGGGTGTTAGAAATAACTGGCAATTTAAGTGCGGTGGGTCACTGATCAGTCCCAGTTACATTCTCACCGCAGCTCATTGCTCTGTGGCTTCGGCAAGCGATACCACATTACAGGATGTAACGCCAAAAATCGTTCGGCTCAActtcagaaatatattttttgtg GAAAATGAAATTAGGTTGAAAAAGTACGACGTTGGTATCAAGAGGATTATCGTCCATCCAGAATACAATCCGCCGAATAAATATTACGATATAGCTTTAATGGAATTAGACCATGACGTTGAATTTAGCAATTATGTCTTCCCTTCGTGTCTCTGGAGTAAGCCTGATATAGCGGAATTAGGAACTTCTGCCACTGTGACCGGCTGGGGTGCTTTACACGAAG GAAGTTCAGATATCTCTCCGGAGCTGCAAGCTGGCGATGTCAATGTGATCGACAGTGATATGTGCGATCAACTTCTCCAAGCATATTGCAATAGGAACTGGTGTGGCTTGATGGATCATCAGCTCTGTGCGGGGAAACTAACAGGCGGCGTCGACTCTTGTCAg GGTGACTCCGGAGGACCACTTCAAGTCAAAATTAACTTAAAGGTAGACTCCGCTTACAACATCTACCATATTATCGGAGTGACGTCATTCGGCATCGGATGTGCTCAAGCGAACACACCCGGGATTTATACTCGGGTATCCAGTTTCATTGACTGGATAGAAAATATCGTATGGCCCTGA